A single genomic interval of uncultured Desulfobacter sp. harbors:
- the betA gene encoding choline dehydrogenase has translation MTQKQYDYIIIGGGSAGCALANRLSASPDNRVLVLDAGRPDYIWDLFIHMPAGLTVPLGNKWYDWCYESDPEPFMNNRRIFHGRGKVLGGSSSINGMIYIRGNAMDYQRWSKDTGMENWDYAHCLPYFKRLEDRMARPDRYHGKQGPLNLEIGPCTNPLFQAFFKAVQEAGFPLTRDVNGFCQEGFAPFDRNIKQGKRWSSARAYYHPVKHRKNLKLIMRAMATRILFKGKRAEGVTFSRGKNRSETAYARHIICCGGAINTPQLFQLSGIADAGLLKDLNIPVVQDLPGVGQNLQDHLEVYVQYGCKEPVSMAPALKWYNKPRIGYQWLFHKKGAAASNHFEAGGFIRSNETVPYPNIQFHFLPVAIRYDGSSPSTDHGYQVHIGPMYSDARGEIKIKSKDPFQHPSMRFNYLSTEQDRKEWVEAVRIARQIMNQPAFEAFNKGELSPGPSVQTDKQILDWVAADGETALHPSCTCKMGKDKMSVVDPDTMQVHGTEGLYAVDASVMPYITNGNIYSPVMMIAEKAADLILGNTLLKPEFADYYKHGAGAVSAAKK, from the coding sequence ATGACACAAAAGCAGTATGACTACATTATCATTGGGGGGGGATCGGCGGGTTGTGCCCTGGCCAACAGACTGAGCGCGTCGCCGGACAACCGGGTACTTGTGCTGGATGCCGGACGTCCCGACTATATATGGGATCTGTTCATCCACATGCCCGCAGGACTCACCGTGCCTTTGGGCAACAAATGGTATGACTGGTGCTATGAGTCCGACCCGGAACCGTTCATGAACAACCGGCGAATTTTCCACGGCCGGGGAAAAGTGCTTGGGGGCTCAAGTTCCATCAACGGCATGATTTATATCCGGGGCAATGCCATGGATTACCAGCGATGGTCAAAGGATACAGGCATGGAGAACTGGGACTATGCCCATTGCCTGCCCTATTTCAAACGACTGGAAGACAGAATGGCTAGACCGGACAGGTACCACGGCAAACAAGGACCGCTGAACCTGGAGATCGGTCCGTGCACCAATCCTTTGTTCCAGGCATTTTTCAAGGCGGTTCAAGAGGCGGGTTTTCCATTAACCCGCGACGTGAACGGATTCTGCCAGGAAGGGTTTGCCCCCTTTGACCGGAACATTAAACAAGGCAAGCGCTGGAGTTCGGCCCGGGCCTACTACCATCCGGTCAAGCACCGCAAAAATTTAAAGCTGATCATGCGGGCCATGGCCACCCGTATCCTGTTCAAAGGTAAACGCGCCGAAGGGGTGACCTTTTCACGGGGAAAAAATCGAAGCGAAACCGCATATGCCCGCCATATCATTTGCTGCGGTGGGGCCATTAACACCCCCCAGCTGTTTCAGCTTTCCGGCATTGCAGACGCCGGCCTGCTCAAGGATCTGAACATCCCCGTGGTTCAGGACCTGCCGGGCGTGGGCCAAAACCTCCAGGATCATCTGGAAGTGTACGTTCAGTATGGATGCAAAGAACCCGTATCAATGGCCCCTGCCCTGAAATGGTACAATAAGCCCCGGATTGGTTACCAGTGGCTTTTCCACAAAAAAGGAGCCGCAGCCTCCAACCATTTTGAAGCCGGCGGATTTATCCGCAGCAACGAGACAGTGCCCTACCCCAATATCCAGTTCCATTTCCTGCCCGTAGCCATCCGTTACGACGGCTCATCCCCCAGCACGGACCATGGATATCAGGTTCATATCGGTCCCATGTATTCTGATGCCAGAGGAGAGATCAAAATCAAGTCAAAGGATCCGTTCCAGCACCCGTCTATGCGGTTCAACTATCTGTCAACAGAACAGGACCGCAAAGAATGGGTGGAGGCCGTAAGGATCGCCCGTCAAATCATGAACCAACCGGCGTTTGAGGCCTTTAACAAAGGAGAACTGTCGCCAGGACCTTCAGTGCAGACCGATAAGCAGATTCTTGACTGGGTGGCCGCCGACGGCGAAACCGCACTTCATCCCTCATGCACCTGTAAAATGGGCAAAGACAAGATGTCGGTTGTTGACCCGGATACCATGCAGGTTCACGGCACCGAAGGCCTTTATGCCGTAGATGCCTCTGTCATGCCCTATATTACCAACGGCAATATCTACTCACCGGTCATGATGATCGCTGAAAAAGCCGCCGACCTGATCCTTGGCAACACGTTGCTGAAGCCGGAATTTGCCGACTATTACAAGCACGGCGCCGGTGCGGTAAGCGCCGCGAAAAAGTAG